From a single Micromonas commoda chromosome 5, complete sequence genomic region:
- a CDS encoding predicted protein, giving the protein SQISSQIKDIRAQMEEDEDLNTLMAGLRGTNIDDSDFAADGVKMRVVDLDKIKAEGGDDDRLPLYYDPELIAQYWRRRPGAVAQRILQLSTIAGSFITGIIADLVTNKTSENSVKRAIQLREIVTSLGPAYIKLGQALSIRPDILSPQAMTELQKLCDKVPSFDNKIAFDTLERELGCKWQDIYSELGPDPVAAASLGQVYKGKLKSNGDIVAVKVQRPAVLETVSIDLYILRRVGVALRSVPQINTDVVGLLDEWAERFFEELDYVKEGDNATKFAASIKDDLPQVVVPRTYSEYTRRKVITSQWLDGEKLSQSTADDVGDLVNIGVICYLKQLLDTGFFHADPHPGNLIRTPDGRLAILDFGLMTNIDDNIKFGMIEAIAHLIHRDYDAIVEDFVTLDFIPEGVDLKPILPPLARVFDQALEGGGAKNINFQEVAADLAQITFDYPFRIPPYFALIIRAIGVLEGIALVGNPEFALVDEAYPYISKRLLTDDSPRLRESLRYMVYGKGQVFDADRLIDVLEAFETFSVASRTSRGNMEGEAATAATTAAAAPGGFDLNQIFAQIQAGLTPPAAAATTARGGDQDAQTREALQFVLSPQGSIFREFLLDEAVKGIDALSRDNAARVLQQVGLGDATVPLLLPGALLPRSVRLSPRVTDDDRATVESVTKLLNFLLRGSRTADPSKVVRELGPLLPAVATEVLPELISRLNSRVAARTIREVF; this is encoded by the coding sequence TCCCAGATCTCGAGCCAGATCAAGGACATCCGGGCGcagatggaggaggacgaggacctcAACACCCTCATGGCGGGCCTTCGCGGCACAAACATCGACGACAGcgacttcgccgccgacggcgttaagatgcgcgtcgtcgacctgGACAAAATCAAGGCGgagggtggcgacgacgacagatTGCCGCTGTACTACGACCCGGAGCTCATCGCACAGTACTGGCGGCGCAGGCCCGGTGCCGTGGCGCAGCGCATCCTCCAGCTCTCCACGATCGCCGGGTCGTTTATCACCGGGATCATCGCGGACCTCGTGACAAACAAGACGAGCGAGAACTCGGTCAAGCGTGCGATTCAGCTCAGGGAGATCGTCACCTCTCTCGGCCCGGCGTACATCAAGCTCGGTCAGGCGCTCAGCATCAGGCCCGACATCCTGTCACCACAGGCCATGACGGAGCTGCAGAAGCTGTGCGACAAGGTTCCCTCGTTTGATAACAAAATCGCATTCGACACGCTGGAGAGGGAGCTCGGTTGCAAGTGGCAGGACATTTACAGCGAGCTCGGCCCCGACccggtggccgcggcgagcctcggcCAGGTGTACAAAGGTAAGCTGAAGAGCAACGGCGACATCGTGGCGGTCAAGGTGCAAAGGCCCGCGGTGCTTGAGACGGTGTCCATCGACCTCTACATCCTGAGGCGCGTGGGCGTGGCACTTCGCTCGGTGCCGCAGATCAACACGGACGTCGTGGGTCTGCTGGACGAGTGGGCCGAGCGCTTCTTCGAGGAGCTGGACTACGTCAAGGAGGGCGATAACGCCACCAagttcgcggcgagcatcaAGGATGACCTCCCGCAGGTTGTGGTGCCGAGGACGTACTCGGAGTACACCCGGCGCAAGGTGATCACGTCGCAgtggctcgacggcgagaagctcTCCcagtccaccgcggacgacgtcggagaCCTCGTGAACATCGGCGTGATCTGCTACCTGAAGCAGCTCCTCGACACGGGCTTCTTCCACGCGGATCCCCACCCAGGGAACCTCATTcgcacccccgacggccgcctcgccatcctcgacTTTGGCCTGATGACCAACATCGACGACAACATCAAGTTCGGCATGATCGAGGCCATCGCGCACCTCATCCACAGGGActacgacgccatcgtggaGGATTTCGTCACCCTCGACTTCatccccgagggcgtcgacctcAAGCCCATTCTCCCACCGCTTGCGAGGGTGTTTGACCAGGCACTcgagggtggcggcgccAAGAACATTAACTTCCaggaggtggccgcggatctcgcgcAGATCACCTTCGACTATCCCTTCCGAATCCCCCCGTACTTTGCGCTGATCATTCGAGCCATTGGCGTGCTCGAGGGCATTGCGCTCGTGGGCAACCCCGAATTTGCGCTGGTTGATGAGGCGTATCCATACATCAGCAAGAGGCTACTCACCGACGACTCCCCCCGGCTGAGGGAGAGCCTCAGGTACATGGTGTACGGCAAGGGGCAGGTGTTCGATGCGGACAGGCTGATTGACGTGCTAGAGGCGTTCGAGACTttctccgtcgcgtcgcgaacgagcAGGGGGAACATGGAGGgtgaggcggcgacggcggcgacgacggcggcggcggctccgggtGGGTTCGATCTCAACCAGATCTTCGCCCAGATCCAGGCGGGACTCacaccgcccgccgccgccgcgaccaccgcgcggggcggcgaccaGGACGCtcagacgcgcgaggcgctccagTTTGTGCTCTCCCCCCAGGGTTCCATCTTTCGCGAGTTtctgctcgacgaggcggtgaaGGGCATTGACGCGCTGAGCAGGGAtaacgcggcgagggtgctgCAGCAGGTTGGACtaggcgacgcgacggtgccCCTGCTCCTCCCCGGTGCGCTGCTCCCCCGCAGTGTCAGGCTCAGCCCCAGGGTtacggacgacgaccgcgccacCGTTGAGAGCGTGACCAAGCTGCTCAACTTTTTGTTGAGGGGCTCCCGCACCGCGGATCCCTCCAAGGTtgtgcgcgagctcgggccgCTGCTCCCGGCGGTGGCCACGGAGGTGCTCCCGGAGCTCATCAGCAGGCTCaactcgcgcgtcgcggccagGACCATCAGGGAGGTGTTC
- a CDS encoding predicted protein: MQFGECFWRNALLPAVQRARPAGQLASYRTSASPRPPYIRVYRSSELAHAFMAVKLKLGKPIATPESTRRSSSLWSRFCPNDFAEDTEPDPRVVAKAAYLKRVGRVLTVLKYLMILGAALSLVTIYGLTDTSLVQEVSPKNLDDYRRILAEHPNVKCECSASSIKYSDFGSMNVSLYATCGWVEQDLKKVPLGADQYGVKFSACAATGWKMLCEDLQKSCQRGEKVTRWMFKEFNNTPVASMELLSEEFLNQTLATKVDSLREMPELVTMTSIDISAANAAHNLPRIVDGIGDIAQRVQLLTLFDAKKWNTSHQQYGAWKEFEESCIASSTNKEITLWNGTTFTPSVPCDPANDLYTYFKAGTWKEQEMKLQCYTKECLFGGYRTVIRQEADLNVFDPASFLGVDTRLTFDLYGALIKDTIKYALPETHVGTWLDVHTDGWFLDNTRQICSNPSTWHDTKLVPTMKFSAWLEWLFSTVGQSWPESARDSEWHAPNGCDVYTSSSKVSPFVEGKNDRKTYEQFRIHVDSKIQENVQKVIAGELTPLGPVKEWYIGFALNWLSTELKWDDVMYNLLFPMWGETSPQLARIGKENWTNANMIETVELSISYGTYFDACAPKTCSYVVSGRLPASTLASIILGVLGGFASVCAVLFHGIYSVIRFFALGPERSDEDEEEEEVMSGHPPRAAGLFTGAGPPRPSGYAA, translated from the exons ATGCAGTTTGGAGAGTGTTTTTGGAGAAACGCACTACTTCCAGCCGtgcagcgcgcgcgacccgccgggCAGCTCGCTTCGTATAGGACCTCGGCTTCGCCTCGACCGCCTTATATCCGCGTTTACCGCTCCTCGGAGCTCGCCCACGCGTTCATGGCCGTCAAACTCAAGCTCGGCAAACCCATTGCCACCCCCGAATCGACGCGGAGATCCTCCTCGCTGTGGTCCCGCTTCTGCCCGAATGACTTCGCCGAGGACACCGAGCCCGACCCGCGAGTGGTGGCCAAGGCCGCGTACCTGAAGCGGGTCGGGCGCGTGTTGACAGTCTT GAAGTACCTGATGAtactcggcgccgccctgagCCTCGTTACCATCTACGGTCTCACCGACACCAGCCTCGTGCAAGAGGTCTCCCCCAAGAACCTCGACGACTACCGGCGGATTCTTGCTGAGCACCCAAATGTGAAGTGCGagtgctcggcgtcgtcaatcAAGTACTCCGACTTTGGGTCCATGAACGTGTCGCTGTATGCAACGTGTGGGTGGGTCGAGCAGGATCTCAAGAAGGTGCCACTCGGAGCCGATCAATACGGAGTCAAATTTTCAGCCTGCGCAGCGACCGGGTGGAAGATGTTGTGCGAAGATCTTCAGAAATCTTgccaacgcggcgagaaGGTCACGCGGTGGATGTTCAAGGAGTTCAACAACACCCCCGTGGCGTCGATGGAACTGCTGAGTGAGGAGTTCCTGAACCAGACACTGGCCACCAAAGTCGACAGTCTACGAGAGATGCCTGAGCTGGTGACCATGACCAGCATCGACATCTCAGCAGCAAATGCTGCACACAATCTTCCGAGAATCGTGGACGGAATTGGCGACATCGCTCAGCGCGTCCAACTTCTCACGCTTTTTGATGCCAAGAAATGGAACACCTCGCACCAGCAGTACGGGGCGTGGAAGGAATTCGAGGAAAGCTGCATCGCGTCTTCCACCAACAAGGAGATCACGCTGTGGAATGGAACGACGTTCACCCCATCTGTGCCGTGTGACCCGGCTAACGACCTCTACACCTATTTCAAAGCTGGAACATGGAAAGAGCAAGAGATGAAGTTGCAGTGTTACACGAAAGAGTGCTTGTTCGGCGGCTATCGCACGGTTATAAGACAGGAAGCTGATTTAAACGTGTTTGATCCAGCATCCTTTCTGGGTGTTGACACAAGGTTGACCTTCGACTTGTATGGGGCTCTTATAAAGGATACCATTAAGTATGCTCTCCCCGAAACACACGTCGGCACTTGGCTCGATGTTCACACGGACGGTTGGTTCCTAGACAATACCAGGCAAATATGCAGCAATCCTTCTACTTGGCACGACACAAAATTGGTTCCTACGATGAAGTTTAGCGCATGGTTAGAATGGTTGTTTTCAACCGTTGGCCAGTCTTGGCCAGAGTCTGCGCGGGATAGTGAATGGCATGCGCCTAATGGGTGCGACGTGTACACCTCCTCTTCAAAGGTCAGTCCCTTCGTGGAGGGGAAGAATGACAGAAAAACGTATGAGCAATTTAGGATCCACGTGGATTCAAAAATTCAGGAGAATGTCCAAAAGGTCATCGCGGGCGAGCTCACGCCATTGGGACCCGTGAAGGAGTGGTATATTGGGTTTGCACTGAATTGGTTGTCAACTGAATTAAAATGGGACGATGTGATGTACAATCTTCTGTTCCCGATGTGGGGAGAGACTAGCCCCCAGCTCGCCCGCATTGGCAAAGAGAACTGGACCAACGCCAACATGATCGAGACCGTCGAGCTCAGCATCAGCTACGGCACATACTTTGACGCCTGCGCGCCGAAGACGTGCTCCTACGTCGTCAGCGGGCGGCTGCCGGCGTCCACCCTGGCGTCGATAATACTCGGAGTTCTCGGAGGTTTCGCGTCCGTGTGCGCGGTGCTGTTCCACGGTATCTACAGCGTCATACGGTTCTTCGCGCTCGGGCCGGAAAggagcgacgaggatgaggaggaggaggaggtgatgTCTGGacatccgccgcgagcagccgGGTTGTTCACGGGCGCcggtccgccgcgaccaTCCGGCTATGCGGCTTGA